The DNA sequence CGGTACGCGCATAGACAGACCATCTAGCTTCCCTTTTAGTGATGGAATTACCTCTCCAATGGCCTTAGCCGCTCCTGTGGTAGTTGGAATAATATTTAATGCAGCTGCCCTTGCCCTTCTGATATCTTTATGGATAAGATCACTAATACGCTGATCATTTGTATAGGCATGAATCGTTGTCATAAGCCCTTTTTCAATACCAAAATTATCGTGTAATACCTTTGCTAACGGTGCCAGGCAATTTGTGGTGCATGAGGCATTCGATACAATTTTATGTTCTGATTTAAGATCATTCGTGTTAACACCTATAACAATTGTCGCATCAATTTTATCTTTTGCGGGAGCCGAAAGTATGACTTTTTTTGCGCCTGCATCCAGATGTTTTGCGCAATCAGCGCGTGAGGTAAATAAACCAGTCGACTCAATTACAATATCGACTCCAAGTGATTTCCATGGTAACCGGGAAGGATCTTTTTCCATGAATAGCGCAACCTCTTTACCATTTACTACCAGTGATTTTTCTTTTGCTGTGATATTTCCATCAAACCTGCCGTGTACTGAATCATATTTTAATAACAATGCCAATGACTTCGAGTCGGCAAGATCATTAATAGCCAAAACATCTATGCCTCCGCGTTTAGCAATCGCACGAAAGACATTTCTCCCGATCCTTCCAAAACCATTTATACCAATTTTAATAGCCATAGTTGATTTCCTTTGCTTCTGCTTAGGAGCTAATTATACCTCACGAAAGCACATAAGATACATAATGAAGATAAGGTATTTTAGCAGACAGCGCCAGTTTGTCAAGCATTTTAATAATCCTTGAATATCTGTGATTTAGAGAAAATCTTTTCTATTAACGGTGTGATAATTAATACTTGAAAATCTATTGGTAACTTGTATAATTCAGATAAT is a window from the Candidatus Jettenia sp. genome containing:
- the gap gene encoding type I glyceraldehyde-3-phosphate dehydrogenase, giving the protein MAIKIGINGFGRIGRNVFRAIAKRGGIDVLAINDLADSKSLALLLKYDSVHGRFDGNITAKEKSLVVNGKEVALFMEKDPSRLPWKSLGVDIVIESTGLFTSRADCAKHLDAGAKKVILSAPAKDKIDATIVIGVNTNDLKSEHKIVSNASCTTNCLAPLAKVLHDNFGIEKGLMTTIHAYTNDQRISDLIHKDIRRARAAALNIIPTTTGAAKAIGEVIPSLKGKLDGLSMRVPVANGSVTDLVATVSKDVTIESVNAAMRRAAETELKGILEYCDDPIVSSDIIGNMHSSIFDSALTYVIDKRMIKVVSWYDNEWGFSNRMVDLTVLIANL